ATACTGTCCTTCCTCTAGTCGGTGAAAGCTGTCCGTGCCTTGATACGTATCCAGCAAGGATTGATAGTCGGCGTCTTCCGGTGCCACGACTCGCTCAATCATGCCGCCCGTGTTGATGCAGTAAAGATAGTCTCTCAATACTTGAATTTCTTTGGGAGATTTGCTTGAAAAAGAAGTCCCTTGAAATAATAACATATATTTACTCATTTTTACCGCCTTAATGTTCGTTTTTTGGAGCGCTTTTGTCATTATAGTCCGTTAAAAAAGAGATGTCCATAGTTTAAAGGCGAATAGATATGAGCTTGAGTTATTAACGAAGACTCCATAGTGATGACAGGTCAGGAACACGATTGAGATCATTCGGAGTTACCCGGGGGATACAGGGAGGCTTCTTCATGAGAGATAACGTCCGCAGCCTTTTTTGTATAGAGAAAAGGATATCAGTCGGCCCCTACAGAATAACTTGAAGCTGCAATCATTTTTGAGACTTGAAGAGGCCCGGCGCAGGCTGGAGTACCGGATCTTGGACAGTCTTGGACTGAACAAGGAACGAATGAACAACTCCCATTATGATCAAGAGACGTACAGAACCATGCTGAGGAACAAGCTGAAGCTTCATGGGGTCATCCAATAATACTATTTTGTGAAGAAGGAAGGACGATTTGATGAAGCACTTTTTAACGATCATGCTGCTCTATATGGCGGCTCTATTAACAGGCTGCGATAAGGAACCCGGCTGGGAAACGATGCAGCTGCTGGACGAGAAGGTTGTCGAAATTCGGATTTCGGCATTTGAGTCATGGGACGAGATGAACGGGGATACACTGGTTTCTTTCAAGGAGGCGAAGGCTGTAAGCGCATTTGAGGAAGCGATCCGTACGGCTCGCAAGCAACCAGATGCTGCCAAACGAACAGACCCGGATTACGACGTGATGGTTATCTATGATCAGCAATCCCCGATTCACGCCATTAAGCTGTGGTTGGGGGAAGAGGGTCAGGAAAGTGTGTTTAGCTACGGTTTCAAAGATTGGGGAGAAGATGTATATGTGGTTTCCGCCAAACATACGGATCGGATGAGAGAACTCATTTTGCAAGAGGGGCATTAACGCCGTAGCGGAGGGAATCTCTTTTTTATGTTCAGTAGCTGGAGATGATATAAAAGCCAGTTTAGTAGGTTATTCAATCCGTATATCTGTCTTGGGGCTCATATCCCATAAAATAACGACTTAGACGTATAAAATCAGGGGATTGGGAGATGAATGAATACATCATTCAGGAGGCGATGAAGTGAAGAAGAAGACCAACAAGTTAAAATATATGGCTGGAGCATTTCTTGCCGGAGCCCTGCTGTTTACAGGTATTTTGTTCGCTGCTGGGAATCCCGAAGGAACTTTAGCTGCGATTAAACACACGATGTCTAAAATAAGCTACTACGTGAACGGCAAGGATAACTCCACCGCTGACGGACCATTTGCGCAACAAGGGACGGCGGCCTCGGATTCCGAGACTCCTACCGGCAGCAGCGATGTACCCGCTCGCATGGTTTCGGATCCGGTTAATCAACCCGTGTTCTGGGACCAGGCTTTCAGGAAGGAATCTCTGGGGCATCTTGAAGTCCAGCTGTACAATGCGGCGGGGGAGTCTGCCGGTTCCGCTATCTTGGAGCAGATCAATGACGGGGTGAAGGTGAAGATCACAGCATCGGGCCTTACACCAGGCAAGCATGGGTTCCATGTACATGAGAACACGATCAAAGATAGGGATTTCAAGTCTGCCGGTGGGCATTTTAATCCGACCGACAAGCATCATGGACTCAAGCATCCACAAGGAAGCCATGTTGGCGATATGCCGAATCTGGTCGTAGGCGCAGACGGCACCGTGGAAGCGGAGACGATCATTCAGCATGGCACCCTTGAAAAGAACCAGCCAAACTCAGTGCTCGGACGCTCGCTGATCATTCATGCCGACGAAGATGACGGCGTAACCGATCCATCGGGCAATTCCGGCGACCGGGTGGCCGGGGGGAATATTCCGGAGTAATCCTGCAAGCTACAGGTAACATGTGGTTTGTAGCATATGAATGTCAGTGAAAGACGCATCTCTTTAGGAGGTGCGTTTTTTTGTGATGGTTGTATGGCGGGACATGCTAGAATAGAACCATCATAAACTGCTATTGGAGGTATCTTCATTGATCATTCAACTGGGCGATTTTGAGGTGGAATCTGGACAATTGGTTGTCGCGGACCCTTGTTATGAATTGGATACGAACATTATTATCATGGGTGTGCTGGAAGCCGCATTGAGTGGAACGTGGGTAGGAGAAGTAGAGAAGGTGGAGATTCCGGACTGGGGCGAAGCCAACGCCAAGCTAACGGCTTACCATCACTCGGCAGCTGAACAGGGGGCATTCCTGGAATGGATCAAGTGTCCTTTTATAGCTGGGGTGGATAGCGGGCAGGCCGGGATTTTTGATATTCAAAAGTATACCGAATTCCTGACGCTGATGCGACATCAGATAGCTCGGATACGGATAGTGCTTGGTATCTTGCATGCTGCGACATCACCGACAGCGGAGAAGAAGCGGGTGTCCTGGATGGAGGCGTCGTATCCCGGACCGGCATTGGCGATGGTGCATATGGCGTGTATAAGGCCGTGAATGAGCAGGATCAGGTGGTTGGCGTAAAAATTGTGTTTATTAAGAGCTAGTTGAGTGTCAGTGTAACCAAATAGGAGCAAGCGCGAACAGCCATGGAAGGCATCCTTTTATGGCTGTTTTGTATTAGCGATTTAGTTACTGACGAATACTTTGGTAATAGGTTTTACAATACAACTAGCGCATTTTAAAAGCTATTGAAAAGCTATTATGCAACTTAGAGTGAGTAATCAACAAACCAAGCACACTAAAAAATTGACAGGATTGAATTAAATGAGTCAAACCATTAAAGAGATTTATTCATTGAATCCAAACAATCAGAATCATGAACCCGAGTATGCATTGGATAAATGGTACGATAGTCTAATTAATAAAACAGCGGACGAGATTGATTTGGAAGATGTTTCAAGGATGTTATCTCAGAATGTATTCATTGACCTTGGCATAAAAAGGGCGATGGAAATTTTATCGGAGGATCCGATTGCTGGGGGGTTTTATGATGGTCAATTGCTGGAGTTACTTAGTGCTGTCGATTTAGATGACTTTAAAGATTTGTCTCAGCTTAAGCTTCTTCTACAGAAGATTAATAACAATGTTTCAAATTTAGATTGGTCTAGTGAAGAAGATCAGATTGAGTATAGTGAGTTATTAACCAATTTTATGAATAAGATTAATTTGTAATCTCAATATAAGGTTGGTTTGCAGGTTACACACTTGAGAAATACGTGAAAGTTTCCAAGGTTTATTCTAATCTAAGTATGAGTTAGGAATTTGCCTTTTTGCAAGTTTGCAGGAATGATTATTTTTTAATCAATTTGCGGAAATCACTACTGGCGGCAGCAAATTTTTCTATACTATGATGGAAACGCTACAATAAGGTATCTTTATATATAGCCATTCAACTAAAGGGAAACTTAAATCTAAGAAACGGTGAAGGAAGTTTTGTGGTTGGCAGCTATATTTAATGTCGGACCAAGATCAAGCAAACGTGAAACCAATAAACTAAAAGAGGTAGCCGATTATAATGATCGGCTGCTTTTTGTTAGGTAAAAGAGCAGTAAGTTTAACACTATCCTAACATTTTGAGCATTTTAATTTTTTGCAAATAACCTTGTGATATAATGACTTTTTGCGACCAGAATTTGTGGAGTCTAGCGCCTCTAGTAAAGCTAACTGGAAAACAGGAGGTTTACTGTGAAAATAAAGATTGAACATGTGTTATTTTTGGCTGTTAGTATTGTTTTGGTTGTTATCTTAGGCGGGTGTAGCAACGACAATGAGTTAACTATTGATCAAGTGGACGTTGTGGCCAAGGTAATGGCGGACGGGGACTTATATGTGGAAGAGCTATTCACTTACACAGTACAAGGAGAGTATGAAAGAATTCCTAGATATATGGACAATTTCGGGGGAGCGAATATTGAATTTTTTGAAGCTTATGTAGCACCGAATGACCGAGAGCTCGGTAATCTTGGTTATGTTAATTTGGAGCGTTATCCGGTCTATTTAAGAACTAAATCAGGTTCTTATTACATCGAATTACAAGCTAAAGATGAAACGAGGCAGATCTATTATCGCTATAGGCTTGATCGAGAAGCTGTGAAATATGACGATCGTGGAGAGCTGGATTGGACTGTACTCAAAGATAACAGGTTTGATCATCACAACGTAACCGTTAGGGTTTATACAGAACAGCCTGCAAAAGAGAATTTATCCGGATATGCCTACGATCGCTCAAGAGGCAGCTTGACGGAAATAAACAATCGTTGGATTAGATACGAAAATGCCCTATTACCCGAAGGGGATAGTGCGAGGCTGAAGTTGTATTTCCCCCCAGAGGTGCTGACGGAGAGGGAAACAGAAGAGCCCTCAGCCTCACTCTCGGAACGACTGTTAGATGAACAGAAGCTTCAGCAGAGATTCGAAAAGCGTGAACATTTACTGAAAGCGGGTCAACATATCAGCCACTGGCTGACCTATGTAGCCATAGCGGGTATCGTCTATTATTCCCTTTCGCTGCGTAGGATCTCATCCTGGTGGAGTGGTAGGCGGATCAGCTTCGAAGATCTCGCAGCGATGGATCCAATCGATCTGATTTACCTTTTCCGGAAGGGAAAGCTCCGACTTGCAGATGGGCTGGCCGGTGTATTTTCGCTGCGCCGTAAAGGCATGGTGAGTGTTTCATTAGTGCCATCAGATATGCGATTCCAGGAAGATTCGAGAGCGCCGAAGAGGCTTCCAGAGTTTACATTCAAGGGTAATCGTACAGCCCTGAAAAAACCAGACCGTTATTTGCTTGGTTGGCTGTCTCACGGTACGACTATCCTGAACTTGGAGAGAATTTCTGGCCCTACGAAAACAGAGCGCAGAAATAAAGCGACTATGGGTAAATACATAAAGCGGATGAGAAGTCTTAAAAAGGGACTCAGCCGTTGGCAGGAGCTTGTGGAGACTGAGAATAGCAAAGGGATCATGTACAAGGAATACGCGGCGAGAAAAGTCATCATACCTGCTCTAGCTCTCATACATCTGGTTTTGCTCATCTATCTGTACATTGCAGACGTAACGCCTTGGGGATGGGTAGGAGTATTGGCCATTATTTTGGGCGGCGGACTCATATTGGCTTCTTTTCGCTGGCGCCTCAAAAGATACATCATCATCTTTTTGGTCGTTTGCTTTTTCGTTGCAGCTCCAATTTTGTATGATCCACTGGTCGACGAATACTTGAACTTCGTAATTCTTTCATTTTTATTTGTTGGTTTTTTACCCCGAGGAGCATTAGATCAGCGTTCGGCAGCTTACCTAAGCGCTATAAAGCGGTATCGACGGAAACTGGCAAGAGGCGGACATGGCAAAGGCAGGGGTGAATATGACCGTAATCGGCTTGAAAAGATGAGAGAGGATGCGCTATTGCTTGGTGTAGGAGAACGTTTTATGAGAAAGGTAAGCAAAGAAAATCCGAATTTTATTTTCTCAGAGGCTTCTTCTCTGTTCGATAAAGATGTGGATACTGCTATCGATTATGTCTTTATTCAATCTTGGAAAGGAATATCTGATGGAACATCTTCCGGGAGGAATAGCAGTAATGGTGACGGTGGAGCAGACGGAGGGAGCTCATACGACTACAGTAGTGACGGTGGCTATGATGGAGGTTCTGGAGATGGTGGTGGGGGAGGAGATTGACTAAGAAGTTATGGAATGGTTCCCTTCCCACATCACGAAAAGGGAGGAAGACCAGATGGGACTGCAGTCATTGCGGTAAATAACATCATAGGCACAATCTTAGCCGAGCGAAAACTCAGGGCCGCTCCCTGTATTCGCTCGGTTTTTTCGTTATGACTGCTTTCCTATGAACTTGAAACAAAATTGAGACAGTCTTTATTCCATTGTTATATTACACTTAATTGAAGATGTTGAATTTTATCAGATCACGACGTGTTTCTATGACTCATCGATGACTGTACTGATGCAAAGGAGAAACCTGTTTATGAAAAAAATGTCCATCGTGCTGGCAGTAACGCTCATTTTTTCGATGGTGCTTGCTCCCTTGGCTTCCGCTCAGCCCGTGCTCCGGGCTGGAAACGACTCGGTTCCGGCCGAAACGGACGGTTGGGTGTGGGTCGGGACCGCAGAAGAACTGGCTTATATCAATCGGAATCAAGCGTCTTACCTGGATCGGAATATCCGATTGACCGGCGACATCGATATGACCGGATACGATTGGGTACCCATAGCCGATGAAGCGACCGTCTTTAGCGGTATTTTCGACGGAAGGGGACACCGGATCGAAGGTCTCACCATCGATGGAGGAGCTCTACAGTATGTCGGCTTCTTCGGCCGCGTATCGGGGGCCATCCGTAATCTAAGCATTTCCGCACAAGTCAACGGCGGCAGTTATGCCGGCGGATTGGTGGGACACCTGATAGGCGGCAGCATTCTCAACTCGCATTCGCAGGGCACCGTTACGAGTGGCAATACGGTTTCCGTGAGCGTAGCAGGCGGGTTGGCCGGGGCAGCCAATGGCGATTCGACCATTCTTCGCTCATCTTCATCCGCTGCCGTCAAAAGCGGCGATGCCCCCAATCAGTATGCCGGCGGGCTGGTCGGTTCACAGGGATTGGGCAGCATCAATGATTCGTATGCCACCGGAAGGGTCACGAATACGGAGAGAGGTCAATATTTCCATGGGGGCGGATTGGCCGGACAAATGATATACGGAACAATAGCCAATAGTTATTCTACAACTGCAATCATGAAATCCGGAAGCGTCACCTATTACACGGTGGGCGGTTTTATCGGAATCGTGACGCATTCATCCATCGACGCCTCATATTACGATAACACGACATCGGCCCAAACCGCTGGCGTGGGCGTTGGGGATATCATAGGCTCACCTCAACTCACAGGCCTAACCACCAACGAGATGAAGACGGCCTCCAATTATGGCGGCTGGGATTTTGCGAATATGTGGGCCGTCCACACTGGCGTCAATGGGGGCTATCCGTTTCTGCGCCCGGATATTTTAACAATCGATCTGCCGCGGGCGGCCAAGGACGCTCCTTATTCGATGGTGATAGATGCTTTCGACGGCGCAAGTGGGGGCTTGTCATGGAGCGCCTCCGGACTTCCCAGTGGCCTATCGATGACTGCCTCTGGCAGAATCGAAGGCAGCGCTACGGTGAGCGGCGCGTTCCCGGTAACGGTCTCGGCGACCGATGCGGGCCGGAACACCGTCAGCGCGGTATTGACTCTGTACGTGGATGAACCGGCACAGGACATCGACAGGCTTACTATTAGTCCAGGCAGAGCGAACGGTTCGACGAGCGCGACGGCAGTTCCAGGCGATCCTGGGCATACATTCGCTTATCTGCTCGAGAAGG
This Paenibacillus sp. JZ16 DNA region includes the following protein-coding sequences:
- a CDS encoding superoxide dismutase family protein, which codes for MKKKTNKLKYMAGAFLAGALLFTGILFAAGNPEGTLAAIKHTMSKISYYVNGKDNSTADGPFAQQGTAASDSETPTGSSDVPARMVSDPVNQPVFWDQAFRKESLGHLEVQLYNAAGESAGSAILEQINDGVKVKITASGLTPGKHGFHVHENTIKDRDFKSAGGHFNPTDKHHGLKHPQGSHVGDMPNLVVGADGTVEAETIIQHGTLEKNQPNSVLGRSLIIHADEDDGVTDPSGNSGDRVAGGNIPE
- a CDS encoding contact-dependent growth inhibition system immunity protein, whose amino-acid sequence is MSQTIKEIYSLNPNNQNHEPEYALDKWYDSLINKTADEIDLEDVSRMLSQNVFIDLGIKRAMEILSEDPIAGGFYDGQLLELLSAVDLDDFKDLSQLKLLLQKINNNVSNLDWSSEEDQIEYSELLTNFMNKINL
- a CDS encoding DUF2207 domain-containing protein: MKIKIEHVLFLAVSIVLVVILGGCSNDNELTIDQVDVVAKVMADGDLYVEELFTYTVQGEYERIPRYMDNFGGANIEFFEAYVAPNDRELGNLGYVNLERYPVYLRTKSGSYYIELQAKDETRQIYYRYRLDREAVKYDDRGELDWTVLKDNRFDHHNVTVRVYTEQPAKENLSGYAYDRSRGSLTEINNRWIRYENALLPEGDSARLKLYFPPEVLTERETEEPSASLSERLLDEQKLQQRFEKREHLLKAGQHISHWLTYVAIAGIVYYSLSLRRISSWWSGRRISFEDLAAMDPIDLIYLFRKGKLRLADGLAGVFSLRRKGMVSVSLVPSDMRFQEDSRAPKRLPEFTFKGNRTALKKPDRYLLGWLSHGTTILNLERISGPTKTERRNKATMGKYIKRMRSLKKGLSRWQELVETENSKGIMYKEYAARKVIIPALALIHLVLLIYLYIADVTPWGWVGVLAIILGGGLILASFRWRLKRYIIIFLVVCFFVAAPILYDPLVDEYLNFVILSFLFVGFLPRGALDQRSAAYLSAIKRYRRKLARGGHGKGRGEYDRNRLEKMREDALLLGVGERFMRKVSKENPNFIFSEASSLFDKDVDTAIDYVFIQSWKGISDGTSSGRNSSNGDGGADGGSSYDYSSDGGYDGGSGDGGGGGD